A stretch of DNA from Cryptomeria japonica chromosome 4, Sugi_1.0, whole genome shotgun sequence:
TGAATGATCTGCTCCAAAAATAATGGTCATTTCACCAATGATCCCCATCTCTTATGCTACTAATCCTAAAAATTTCTCCTCACAGAAATCTTTGTTCTTCTAATCTTAATAATTTTACTTCAAAGAAAACCTTTTTTATATGAATCCTAACAATTTTACCTTTAACAAAAACCTTACTTGTGATTGCCCTTAGAGGAGTCTTAAGAAAACTGTAACACAATATTATTTACATTCTGCCTCATTACGTTAGGTTTAGATCTAATGACTCAAAACTAGAGAAATGGAACTCAcccagactcggcgagtccgagtatgAGTCATGCTCGGCGAGTCCTAGGGGCTCAGACTCAGACTCGTCCAAGTCTAGTGAGTAAAATCGCCAGACTCgtcgagttggcgagtttggctcaaactcgccaaactcggcgagtcttgagccccaaactcggctactgcctagcttaagtaaaatgacaaaaaaaaacattttaaaaagtgttttaaaatgaatggtctcgtctttgttcactacaacctccgcctgagaatgagaaaaattagggttacaacatgtcagccaatagaaaaataacacccgatgcctttattaaataataatttttttgtggCCTCGCGGGGCAGCACCccaccctgtatcgcgacagggggcgcgcaaggggcgatgccccttgaccccaccttgggggcgctgcccccaaacccccattgaaaaatatggggggaaattacgtcgatagaagtagggaaaatttaacctccgagtctgacactgattggatcgaccaggtagatatagaggttgagactgtagccatggcagaggaggagcggagagtacgagcacagacaggagattcagaggcagatagtgacacggatgttcctgatgttggtgagcatggcatggtgtcacggggagcggccatGGCTGtccaatcatccaggacctaccttagacgccttcgcagggggccggggcCAGAGGGTGCTGTCGTGCAGGCTTCTCTGAGCCAtgggcttgtagttgtatttacctttggtatttgtatgaaacatttgatgatcatCATATGATGACATGTGTATTTTATTCCataagttttgtaatattgtatacatttgacaatatttatatatctatgtttgttattttctttagctacaatttgcatttatgcttatgtgattgatgtatacttgtgtatgtaatcaaatgagccgagtttgatgatgttattgtgtctttaaggtgtattcaataaagggtgtccgaaacaagttttaaatctttaaaaatctctaaatttcttgagtttttcactttcccgagtccaaccGAGTCTGGAGCcaagtctgacgccgagtcccaagtccgagtccgagtcggccttgccgagtccgagtcctaTTTCTTTGCTCAAAACAAATAGATACTTACAATTTTACATATTCTTGtattctttaaatatcttgattcTTGATAATGGATCATTgcatgtgatctgaaatgttgatgctaAAAAAGTCGTACAATCGAATCTAGAAGCTACTAAATGATATTTGAATGAATTGTGAAAATCTAATGACATTAAATAGATACTTCTCATAAATAAATAAACTGAATCTCAGCTTGCAGATTTGGGTAAATCTGCATGCTCCTTATGACCCAACACGTTTAGTTTTCCCATAAAAACCTGCATGCTTTGTGTGGTCCAACATTTTTAATTTCCCATGACCAAATTAAAGCTTGTCTTGGATTGAAAACTTCATCTTTCCTTGGCAAGACAACTTAGGCAGACCTCTGTAGGCTTTATCAAGGTGAACATATCAAACCTTCTGTATCTCTGGTATTGTACACCTACCTAGGAATTGTCCTCAATGACTGTGATTACAATTTTTAACATGAAATTCATATGCcagaatttttggatattgacaAGATCCATATCCATCCTGTTTTTTTAActttcatgtaatctagattgatTTTATATTTATACCCTTTTGCAGTTTCTTTACTTGGTTTTGTAATTATGTCTACCAGTATCATCTTAAAGTAATTCAGGAAACAAAGTAAATTTTCTAGCATTGGAATGATTAGCTCCAACATAGACAAAACCTATGACAACAAGATGCATAGATTCAATGCAATAGCTGCCTGACTCTTTTGATCACACAATTTTACTTTGAATTGCatcctttttaaatttttaaatattacaTTTTTCTGCCAAAATAGTTTGAAGTTTTGAAGTTTATTTTAGGGTTTAAGGGTATTACACATTGGACGGGCAAAGCTAGATGGGAAAGCCAGGTATGCAGGGAAAAAATCCTTTGTAGAACTGAAGATAAACCCTCCTAACTTTCATACCATGTTTAGTCCAATGACACTAATCAAATTTACTATAAGGTAGAAGCATATAAATACAGAAAGAGAGGTTCGTCTCATGAACCTGTAACAAACATCTTTCACAATGATGTGCTTGACTCGCAAGCACCTGAACTTAGCTTTAGGTTCATATAACAATCTTCAACTACATAGCATAAGATCTTTAACAGGTAGGGCACTTTACTGTCACTTCATCCACAATGGGGTGCTTTACTTTCAGGCACCTGAACTTGGTTTTAGGTCCATATAACAATCTTCAACTACATAGCATAAGATCTTTAACACTTGACTGTCATTTCATCCACAATGGGGTGCTTGATTTTCGAGGCACCTGTACTTGGCTTTAAATCCATTCAACAATCTTCAACTACATAATATGAAATCTTAAACAAACAAGGCACTATTGCTGTCAATTTAGACAGAACTAAGAAAGGGATTTACAAAATTTGGCATCCCCACAATCAAATTTTCTGGCTGTTGTCTATCCCAACAACATGATCTCCATCACTTGGCACTAGAGATACCAGAAACATGGAGCTCTCATTTTCCTTTCCTCTGACAAAGGCAATATAGTACAACTTACTCAAAACCAAGGTGAGCAATGTAAAACCTGCCCCTGCTGCAAACAATCCTTTGGGCACTTCTTCACAAGTTAGATTGGTCACATTATAGATTCCTCTGTGATTAGTGTGATCGGTATTCTTAACTGATCCCCAAATAAGGCAAATCTCTGATATGCCAAAAGTGAGCCTGTAAATTGCAATAGCAAGAGAACAATATTACCAGCCATGATAAAAGGACAACAAAAATAAGTCTGCAAATTGCAATGACAAGAGAACAATATTAGCAGATATGATAAAAAGGAAAACAAAGCTCTATTTCAATGGTGGGCATACTCCATTATTTTTAAAACAGGTTCTAGGTGACCTGTAGGCTAAATTGGTATGTATGACCTATCATAACTGTAGCCAATTGTTCAGATGATTTGAAAGAGTATCTAATTGTTTAGATGACTATCTATTTGTGGGTATCCAGTTTTCTGATAAATTCTTGTAGCTTTGTTTAATTGTATTGATTTAAGACTTCATGTACCAGGAGCCAATGAAAAAGTAGAAGTTAAATACCAGGAGACTATGAATAACAAAATTGTCCATGCATGAGATGTTCCTGGATTCTTATAAGAGATTCCACCCCATAAAAACTTTGTATCGACCATTAACAGCCCATGGCTTATACCAATTAACAGAAAAGCACCCACTCCATAAATAGTTGCTATGTCTGTGTCATATACACAATAGACATATTCATCATAGTCATCTGGAACCAGCCTAGCCTGCAATGGATTACAGGATTGTGAGGCAACCATAAATGATCATTAAACCTATTGATGAAGataatttgttttcattttcaatttatatATTGAAATGGTTAAAACTAATTTCATTCATATTTTCTGCTAATATATTGAAATGGGTGTCTAGGTTAGACTTACTCTGCTCTTGTTAAGCTCTGCAGCAACAGCCAATCCAAATGCCACAAGGTCTGCAATAAGAACAAAGATTAAGAGTAACTTAGAAGGCTTGTCTTCACCCATCTTCCTTAAACCAGATTAGATCAGACTCTATATATTATCTCAAGCAGATTAGGCCTGTTTTAGTTATTGATATGAAGCTGTATTTGGAGTCACACCCAAGATTTATACAGTTGCAAGCAGTTGAAAAACATAAATTGCAAGCAAACTTGGGAAGAGTTTTAAACAAGGAACATTGACTGGTGAGGTTGGTGacttgttcaaatgttcttgtcatTAGTAATCGTTGAAATCAAGCGTACATTATTGAAATCCAAGAAGCAGTAGTGGGTTTGGACACGCTAACTTCTTGCCAAATGTTCAATTCTGAAGGAATCATTCAATTAGGTGATGCCATTTGTTAAGGCTTGGACACGGGTATtaaaaaacaaggaagaaaaaccCTCTTCTAATGTCTTGTCTGACCAACACTTTCTAGAACAACTACTTGTGCCAAACAAAAGAAGCGGGCCATTGTATTATTTACAGCAAATGGATAGAAATTTGACGACCCCTGTTTAGGGGTTGAAATGCAGTCGTCCTCAACGATGACGATGGGAAACTTCCAGCGCAGGAATCAGAAGTGGGTCTGTGAATTTATATCTATTTGAATGGCAAATGATGCGAGTAAGCCCCATTGACCTATTATATAAACAGTAGAATCTTGCCTCTTAGTTATCTTTTATTATAGAAGATTTGAACTCACTATCATGGATTTTgtcttattttaaaattttgttatatTATTCTTATGGATATCTTGTCAATCTCAttcattaatttaaaatatttttctataaGACTATAGTAGTTTTATAATAGCTTCATttgtaataaaatataaattatagagGAAACAATATTCATAGAAGTATGCATATATAAAGTCATGATAAGTTATATTatcttataaatataaatataagtgTAAATATCAATCTTAAGTTTATTTAGAGAGACAAAGATTTGATGTCAAAATTGAGCTTACATCATAATAAAATTAATCAACCTTACAAAGAAGAGAGACTAACAACAAACATTATTAATCAATCAACCACCTTAAAAAAAAGAGACTAATTATAACTTTTTTCATGTGCCAACGCTCCATGCTAGCAGCCTTGGGCAAAGTCTTTCAGCATTCATACACCCTAGAAAGAAACGTCATACCAAAGTCATCCACCAACTACATTAGCAAGGCTTGAGGACCACACACATTTTCTATACCTACAAACTTGATGCCTTTCAATATTTCCACCCATCGTAAAGCCTCAGTGGTCTTTTCATCATCTACACCACTAACAATGGCTAAAGTCCCTTTATGATTGAAAACTATCAAGTTCCTTAGCACATAGGTGTTATCCTTTCAATACGCATTCATCTTCTAGACATGCTCCATGAGAGCCAAGAATCTCAAATGGATAAGTCTTATATTAATGCCATAGGAACCAACAAGCATTTTCTTATTGCGCTCTCTTTCTAGGGCAACAAGAATGAAAATCATTGATTAACTCCTCCATGTTATTAATAACTAAAATGATCATATTTATCAAGCTCTTACCGACCTCCATGTGCACCACACCCTTTAACTTgagaaaaaaaattctaaaatagattCCCTTGTTATTATCAATCACGTATTGTACAATCCTTCAACCCTAAGTATTGAACTAACAACCTTAAAAATTGCCTTCAAATAGCAATTAATTTCTTTTGTGGCCTATAGTTCAAGATgcttatgtagacacctaaaattgaccatCATCATTACTTGACTATTTATTCTATAATTAATTGAATACAATcctaattattcaattaattttttaatttttcatccccttgttaattaaataatattttattatttaattaaataatcactaATTGCATTCACCTACTTCTAGTCAAAACCGTTTATTCATTCTTCTCCTATAGTCCACCCTACGTAAATAAATCCAATCATTTATTCACTTAAGTCCCCCATCAtcaccctaaaaatcaaataagtGTTTTATTTATTCCATTCCCTATTTTTTGCACTTTTCATTAtgaagagatcaatctggaccggtcagcaagagtaaacacaacggaaacacaaagatatgatggaggcaatgccaaatagattattttatttcatgatattgattacaaccaaccggtaacaatcgggttacagcataaccggctcataggcctagtagaacatatataataggtcacaaccgggaccttgaatcttaagatctatcttctacgaaCAGTCTCACTACTTGATCCttcgattgattacattctaatgcgcaattacaattatatatattgatccaaaggatccagtcggcccaaaagggatcaaaacccaaagaacaagacctaacgtgtaaattAACaaagtcggcctccaccaagagattcctctagaaaatctaaaggatgaaacgtagattgcggtaaaaggtcgaccacacaccaaggaacatcgaaataaatgcccaaggctccacaagcttcagaaggggttatggtagatcaccaaaataggtccaggtaaccggtaacaagaactgtcaactggtaacaagaaactgtcaaggaaaccgatagcgatatcttgtcgaaaaatgatccaaatgcgacgcggtctggaaataagaatgatgatcaagtcttcaagtagaatcaaaCTCCAcatgatctggtgagccaaaaccaggacacacaaaaagaaaaattgaaactacaaacataaagaaagtgttttgggttgatgcaagattgctatgaaccaaggatgctcctgcatcacattaaGTGGGCCAAAACAACTTAACCCTTTAATCCACCACTTACACAACCAAATCCTAGTCAAACTCCTTCAATTCTCCCACATTTGAGTCCAATGTGCACCAAATCTTGGGTCTTTTGTACACAAGGCATTGGCCTTTGTATGTGTGAGATGATCTTGGTACCATGTCACATGGGTCAAAGGACTTGCCCATCTCTCAAGTGTACTCCAAAGTACCCCTTCCATCTTGTCCACCTAATCTTCCCAAGGAGAATCTCCATCTTTGATTTTCTCCTCAATCTTTCTCCCTCTATCTCATCCAACCAATTAAGGACACTTGTTCTCCTCTTATCTTGTCATGAATCTAAACCATAAAGAGCCATTGATCTCATCTTTTAATCTCATTCCATCCAATTTTATagctaaaaaatctataaattggatgtcaTCCTAAACCATATAATCAACATCTTTGAAAGTAGCCTTACACAACCAAATCCTAGTCAAATCCCCCACATTTGAGTCCAATGTGTACCAAGTCACAAGCCTTTTGTACACAAGGCATTGGCCTTTGTACATGTGACATGATCTTGGTACCATGTCACATGGGTCAAAGGACTTGCCCATCTCTCAAGGGTACTCCAAAGTATTCCTTCCATCTTGTCCACCTAATATTCCCAGGGATAATCTCcatcctttattttctcctcaatccctctccctctatcttcccCAACCAATTAAGGACACATGCTCTCCTCTTATCTTGTCATGAATCTAAACTATTATGAGCCATTGATCTCATCTTTTAATCTCATTCCATCCAATTTTATAgccaaaaaatctataaattgcatGTCATCCTAAACCATATAATCAACATCTTTGAATGTAACCTTATGCTACCAATAAAAAAACTCACATATTAATATCATTGAGCACAAGTACCATACCATAGTGCAATAAGGGTTAATTTGGTGAGATCTTTtgtgttttcattatgttttattaaCTCTTATGCTTAATTTAAGTGTCACTTGTATTTTGGGTAGAATAGATTAatatcattttagcttgttcaTGCATGCTCAAAATTTTATGTACACATCTTTGGCCACCAAGTGAGACCCCTATCCCTTTTATAGTCATTTTCTAGTGTTGGTAGTTATTTTCTACTTGCAGGTTCATAGTTTAGCATATGCATTATGTATTTGGGCATATATATTTAGGGTTTTTCGAGgtataatcaatttttttgcaagAGTATTTGAGCCTAAGGGTTTATATGTCATCATAACCTTCTTTTAGACACTTCCAAACTTGTTTTTTgctattttcatgtttcattataTGTGTTCACAAATAATCATATGTGTTATCTATTTCAACATATGTATTTTTGTCTTTGTTTAGACACTTTTTAAAGCTTTTTAGAAGTTTAATCACTTTTTGTAGAGTAATTTGAGCCTAAGGGTGTGTACATCATCCTAACTCTCTTTTGTACACCTTAAAACTAGCTTTTGTAAATTTTTATCACATTTTTTTGATCATTTCCACATTTTAGTGGCTTTGTAGTAGGTTGTAGCATATGCATTTGTAAAGTGGCAGTTCTACAAAATACTTTTTCCAACCACTTTTAACACCTTTTTACTGAGCTATTTGGACAAATGATCATGTTTTAAGGTGTTCTAACATTCGTCCTACACACCCCCTAGACTCTTTTATAGATTTGACCTCATTTTGTAGGTTTAAGACCACTTTCAGGCCCATTTACAAAGTGGTGATTTTTCAACGTACTAAGAAAGTTTTGTAGTGCAGCTTGAGGCATATGCATTATATCTTAAAGTGTATGCATTTCAAACTAAGGTAAAATCTTTGTATTTTAGTCCATGTAATCCTTACATTAATGTATACATATCTATGacaatattttatcattttcttaACATGTGATTTTGTTTAACCCATTGCAATAATCATTCCTTGTGTTGCCTTGTGTCCTAGCATCATTTTATGCAAGTAATTACTTATCTAAGAAAAAAATCATAAACTACTAAAGCTCTTATGTGTAGCAATCAATTATTGAAGACAAATATTTTATCACCAATCTGGGCACACTTCAATTTCTTAAGGGGAATCAaccattgtttgttgtgtttgtggGGCCCACTTAATTGTATGATCTTTCCTTTCACCCTTGGGTGATCTTAGAGATCAAAAGCGTAAGttgttctattttattttttatcattttatccaAGGACTCTAATCATGTATGCTCTCCCCTTGTGCTTCGTGTAATCTTGGGTAATCATAAGTGATTAAATCATCATTTAAGAGACCTACATATGGATTTGGTCACCCTAGGGTATGATCCCAACTTCAACACTATGATAGAGTATAAAGAGTTGGGTGCGAATCAAAAGACTCAATCCACCTAAACAC
This window harbors:
- the LOC131028081 gene encoding uncharacterized protein LOC131028081; amino-acid sequence: MGEDKPSKLLLIFVLIADLVAFGLAVAAELNKSRARLVPDDYDEYVYCVYDTDIATIYGVGAFLLIGISHGLLMVDTKFLWGGISYKNPGTSHAWTILLFIVSWLTFGISEICLIWGSVKNTDHTNHRGIYNVTNLTCEEVPKGLFAAGAGFTLLTLVLSKLYYIAFVRGKENESSMFLVSLVPSDGDHVVGIDNSQKI